A genomic region of Enterococcus sp. 12C11_DIV0727 contains the following coding sequences:
- a CDS encoding metallophosphoesterase, which yields MKKVIGLIIGAVVVIALALNYFGESKEKTVKPLMEKETVEFWVVSDPHYLDKSLTDSGTAYQNIKQTAAGKELDYQEESWQAFIDKAIEQQPDMLIITGDLTLNGEKASAEKLAELLKQLTNKGINAFVIPGNHDINDGWARKFVGAKQEKTEAISIADFKEIFAENGYQNATSYDKHSLSYSVAVNPTYNFLFLDSNIYPDDNQPQTRPATGGTIRGKTMSWVKQQLAEAKQTNKKTLVFLHHNIYAHNKLLSSGFVLNNADEFKQLLAEYQVPVVFSGHIHAQDIMTETVENDRLTEIVSGSFSITPQSYGIVKLSKDSFEYQKKENDVDTWAREKNITTPQVRNYQEYIKNIFMEDGKRLAYAQLIDSGMTNEAQMDIAAEFVGTVNIRFFSGNDYSSEEEVEKFKQEKGYQIIAENSKFLKEYIDSIIQDTNEEDNRLNKSF from the coding sequence ATGAAAAAAGTAATAGGCTTGATTATCGGTGCTGTCGTTGTGATTGCGCTTGCTTTAAATTATTTTGGTGAGAGTAAAGAAAAAACAGTGAAACCATTAATGGAAAAAGAAACTGTTGAATTTTGGGTCGTGAGTGATCCGCATTATCTCGATAAAAGTTTGACTGATTCGGGTACTGCCTATCAAAATATCAAGCAGACTGCAGCAGGTAAAGAGTTGGATTATCAAGAAGAAAGCTGGCAAGCATTTATCGACAAAGCGATAGAACAACAACCAGATATGCTGATTATTACTGGTGATTTGACCTTAAATGGGGAAAAAGCTAGCGCAGAAAAACTGGCAGAATTACTTAAACAATTAACGAATAAAGGGATCAACGCTTTTGTCATCCCGGGCAATCATGATATCAATGATGGATGGGCGAGAAAATTCGTTGGCGCTAAACAAGAGAAAACAGAAGCCATATCAATAGCTGATTTTAAAGAAATATTTGCAGAAAATGGCTATCAAAATGCAACGAGTTATGATAAACACTCATTGAGTTATTCTGTAGCCGTGAATCCAACGTATAATTTTCTGTTTCTTGATTCTAATATTTATCCTGACGATAACCAACCTCAAACAAGACCTGCAACAGGGGGAACGATTCGTGGCAAAACGATGAGTTGGGTCAAGCAACAATTAGCAGAAGCAAAGCAAACGAATAAAAAAACGCTTGTCTTTTTACATCATAATATCTATGCCCATAACAAATTATTATCCAGTGGCTTTGTCCTTAATAATGCGGACGAGTTCAAACAACTCTTGGCAGAATATCAAGTACCCGTTGTCTTTTCAGGACACATACATGCACAAGATATCATGACAGAAACAGTCGAGAATGACCGCTTGACTGAAATTGTCTCTGGTTCATTTTCGATCACACCGCAAAGCTATGGTATAGTCAAATTGAGTAAAGATTCATTCGAGTATCAAAAGAAAGAAAATGATGTAGATACATGGGCACGAGAAAAAAATATCACAACCCCGCAAGTTAGAAACTACCAAGAATATATCAAAAATATTTTTATGGAAGATGGCAAACGGCTAGCCTATGCTCAACTAATCGATAGTGGTATGACGAATGAAGCACAAATGGATATAGCGGCTGAGTTTGTAGGAACAGTAAACATCCGCTTCTTCTCTGGAAATGATTACAGTTCAGAGGAAGAAGTTGAAAAATTTAAGCAAGAAAAAGGCTATCAGATCATCGCAGAGAATAGCAAGTTTTTGAAAGAATACATTGATTCGATCATTCAAGATACAAATGAAGAGGACAATCGATTGAATAAATCTTTTTAA
- a CDS encoding 6-phospho-beta-glucosidase: MRNDFLWGGAVAAHQVEGGFNQGGKGISIADVMTAGSKDHAREITDGIIEGKFYPNHDAIDFYGNYKEDVQLFAEMGFKCLRTSIAWTRIFPNGDEQEPNEAGLAFYDDLFDELLKYGIEPVITLSHFEMPYHLVKHYGGWRSRELVGFFTTFAVTVMERYKDKVKYWMTFNEINNQRILENPIYSFTNSGILYQEGEDKLKTMYQAAHYQFVAGAITVAEGKKINPDFQIGCMLAATPNYPLTSDPEDIIAAQQEDEKQLFFTDVQVRGNYPRWAIKEWERNGYQMAITEEDLQLLKAGTVDYIGISYYLSNTISTRPEAVRLEDDLLGDSSLVENPYVSMTEWGWSIDPAGLRHYLNLLSNRYERPIFIVENGFGYADKLVEDQIHDVERIDFLNQHIKEMKKAIEIDGVDVLGYTVWGCIDPISFTTGEMRKRYGFIYVDRDNQGNGSLKRIKKDSFEWYKHLIQTNGAEI, encoded by the coding sequence ATGAGAAACGATTTCCTATGGGGCGGCGCAGTTGCGGCTCATCAAGTAGAAGGCGGTTTTAATCAAGGTGGCAAAGGAATCAGTATTGCAGATGTAATGACGGCGGGATCAAAAGATCATGCTAGAGAAATTACTGACGGAATTATTGAAGGAAAGTTTTATCCTAACCATGATGCGATCGATTTTTATGGAAATTATAAAGAAGATGTCCAACTCTTTGCAGAAATGGGCTTTAAATGTTTAAGAACCAGTATTGCTTGGACAAGAATTTTTCCAAATGGGGATGAACAAGAACCGAATGAAGCAGGGTTAGCCTTTTATGATGATTTATTTGATGAGTTATTGAAATACGGAATCGAACCTGTGATTACGTTGTCTCACTTTGAGATGCCATATCATCTAGTTAAGCACTATGGTGGTTGGCGTAGCCGCGAATTGGTCGGCTTTTTCACTACATTTGCTGTGACTGTGATGGAGCGTTATAAAGATAAAGTAAAATACTGGATGACGTTCAATGAAATCAATAACCAACGAATCTTAGAAAATCCGATTTACTCATTTACCAACTCAGGTATTCTTTATCAAGAAGGCGAAGACAAATTAAAAACGATGTATCAAGCTGCACATTATCAATTTGTAGCAGGAGCGATAACGGTTGCTGAAGGAAAGAAAATCAATCCTGATTTCCAAATTGGCTGTATGTTAGCCGCAACACCAAACTATCCGTTGACGAGTGATCCAGAAGATATTATCGCTGCCCAACAAGAAGATGAAAAACAACTGTTTTTCACCGATGTCCAAGTTAGAGGTAACTACCCTCGCTGGGCAATCAAAGAGTGGGAAAGAAATGGCTATCAAATGGCTATCACTGAGGAAGATTTACAATTACTAAAAGCTGGAACGGTTGATTATATCGGTATCAGCTACTATTTAAGTAATACGATCTCAACACGTCCGGAAGCCGTACGTTTAGAAGACGACTTACTTGGAGACAGCTCTCTTGTAGAAAATCCTTATGTAAGCATGACAGAGTGGGGGTGGTCGATCGATCCGGCTGGATTGCGCCACTATTTAAATCTTTTAAGTAATCGTTATGAACGTCCAATTTTTATCGTGGAAAATGGATTTGGGTATGCAGATAAACTGGTAGAAGATCAAATCCATGATGTGGAACGAATCGACTTTCTTAATCAACATATCAAAGAAATGAAAAAAGCCATTGAGATAGATGGTGTAGATGTGTTAGGTTACACTGTTTGGGGCTGTATTGATCCTATTTCATTCACCACTGGGGAAATGCGGAAACGTTATGGTTTTATTTATGTGGATCGTGACAATCAAGGGAACGGTTCACTAAAACGCATTAAAAAAGATTCTTTTGAATGGTATAAACACTTGATCCAGACAAATGGAGCCGAAATATAA
- a CDS encoding beta-glucoside-specific PTS transporter subunit IIABC has translation MRYEEESKKIIELVGGKSNINSLVHCATRLRFSLKNTKKADKESLEKLPYVMSVVNSGGQYQVVIGSKVPDYYAAIQSLADLNENAPKTEKKLSFNYVFEVISGAFSPLIPAMAGSGMIKAVLTILVEMKLLADTSSTYMVLSAASNAIFYFLPVFLGITLTKKIGGNMYVGGVIGAALLEPSFTGMIGQEKLDFLGINLNVVDYATTIFPIFVAIFIYSFVDKFLRKIIFRDLQLFAVPMFSLMIMVPLTALLFGPFGTVIGDALSQGVMWLIGKSALLSGIVLGGGMPFMVMFGLHWGFSPITLENLTVMGGDPIEGMAVAAVFAQIGIAIGFYLKSKKHSKMKALAGPLALTGLFAGVTEPIVYGLILRYKRLLPIVAISGAIGGAICGVTGVTMNAYVFHNIFSIPVYTPKIGYFIGVGSALIAGAVLTYFFGVKEDEMTDFLPETDQGEDDFQETVTAVQEHPETTVYAPLAGTVIPLKEVDDDVFSSEIAGKGVAIIPTSDKVVAPFDGIVVAIFPSKHAIGLKSTGGSELLIHIGINTVNLNGEHFETKVAMGDTITRGQTLLVFDREKIEQAGYAMTSPVILTDAPSMESLNIINDSDKVTPETKLFVVGTSKEADGQ, from the coding sequence ATGCGTTATGAAGAAGAAAGTAAAAAAATCATTGAACTTGTCGGCGGCAAGTCGAATATCAATAGTTTAGTTCATTGTGCGACACGTTTAAGATTTAGCTTGAAAAATACGAAAAAAGCGGACAAAGAATCATTAGAGAAGTTGCCCTATGTGATGTCAGTTGTGAATAGCGGTGGACAATATCAAGTCGTGATCGGTAGTAAAGTCCCAGATTATTATGCGGCGATTCAGTCGCTCGCTGATTTAAACGAAAATGCACCTAAAACAGAGAAGAAACTAAGCTTCAATTATGTGTTCGAAGTGATTTCTGGGGCCTTTTCACCGCTGATTCCAGCAATGGCTGGATCTGGAATGATCAAAGCAGTTTTGACGATTTTAGTTGAAATGAAATTATTAGCTGATACTAGTTCAACTTATATGGTCCTAAGTGCGGCAAGTAATGCAATCTTTTATTTCTTACCTGTTTTTCTAGGGATCACATTAACGAAAAAAATCGGTGGGAATATGTATGTTGGTGGTGTAATTGGTGCGGCCTTGCTGGAACCGTCATTTACTGGAATGATTGGTCAGGAAAAGCTTGATTTTCTAGGAATCAATTTAAATGTTGTCGATTACGCAACAACGATTTTCCCGATTTTTGTAGCGATTTTCATTTATTCATTCGTGGATAAATTCTTACGTAAAATTATTTTTAGAGACCTTCAATTATTCGCTGTTCCAATGTTTAGCTTAATGATCATGGTTCCATTGACAGCATTGCTTTTCGGCCCATTTGGAACTGTTATCGGCGATGCGTTATCCCAAGGGGTAATGTGGTTGATCGGTAAAAGTGCGTTGCTTTCAGGGATCGTTTTAGGTGGCGGAATGCCATTTATGGTTATGTTTGGTTTGCATTGGGGCTTTTCACCAATCACACTGGAAAACTTGACGGTGATGGGTGGCGATCCAATCGAAGGTATGGCAGTTGCTGCTGTATTTGCACAAATCGGGATCGCAATTGGCTTCTATTTAAAATCTAAAAAACATTCTAAAATGAAAGCTTTAGCTGGACCATTGGCGTTGACAGGTTTATTTGCAGGTGTAACAGAACCAATTGTATATGGTTTGATTTTAAGATATAAACGCTTATTACCGATCGTTGCGATTTCAGGTGCGATTGGTGGTGCAATTTGTGGTGTGACAGGTGTGACCATGAATGCCTATGTATTCCATAATATTTTCTCTATTCCAGTTTATACACCAAAAATCGGCTATTTCATTGGTGTCGGTTCTGCTTTGATTGCAGGAGCTGTATTAACGTATTTCTTCGGTGTTAAAGAAGACGAAATGACTGATTTCTTGCCTGAAACTGATCAAGGAGAAGATGATTTTCAAGAAACAGTAACAGCGGTACAAGAGCATCCAGAAACAACTGTTTATGCGCCGCTTGCAGGGACTGTGATTCCTTTGAAAGAAGTAGATGATGATGTGTTTTCTAGTGAAATTGCTGGGAAAGGTGTGGCTATTATCCCGACTTCTGATAAAGTTGTGGCACCATTCGATGGAATAGTTGTCGCTATTTTCCCATCAAAACATGCGATTGGGTTAAAATCAACTGGCGGTAGCGAGTTATTGATCCATATCGGAATTAATACAGTGAACTTAAATGGCGAACATTTTGAAACCAAAGTTGCAATGGGAGATACGATCACACGTGGCCAAACATTATTAGTTTTCGATCGTGAAAAGATCGAGCAAGCAGGTTATGCGATGACATCGCCAGTTATTTTAACAGACGCACCAAGTATGGAATCATTGAATATTATCAATGATAGCGATAAAGTGACGCCAGAAACAAAATTATTTGTTGTTGGAACGAGCAAGGAGGCTGACGGTCAATGA
- the licT gene encoding BglG family transcription antiterminator LicT: MKILKVFNNNVSLILNDDSVEEIIMGKGVGFNKREGDVIDPVLIEKRFVLEGNNSVSNLDNLLARIDIEDIELASDIIQLGETELKQAIDDSILLTLSDHIGFVLNRAAEGLQMRSPLEWDIKQIYTKEYAFALKAVQMMREKTGIEIPDQEAAFITLHFVNAYNSTSSMNETMLTTKIIQSIIDIIKYHYGKEYDETSYDFTRFITHIRYFVKRQLDKEVSSNEDSSLINLIAVKYEQDYQCAVKIKAFLAQQYDWTISNDELMYLTLHLNRLSSNQ; encoded by the coding sequence ATGAAAATACTGAAAGTTTTTAATAATAATGTTTCTTTGATCTTAAATGATGATAGTGTTGAAGAAATCATTATGGGCAAAGGCGTCGGTTTCAACAAGCGTGAAGGTGACGTGATCGATCCTGTCTTGATTGAAAAAAGATTTGTTCTAGAAGGTAACAATTCCGTCAGCAATTTAGATAATCTACTTGCAAGAATCGACATTGAAGATATTGAACTGGCCAGTGATATTATTCAATTAGGTGAAACTGAATTAAAGCAAGCAATCGATGATTCCATATTGCTGACATTATCCGATCATATCGGCTTTGTCCTAAATCGTGCGGCAGAGGGTTTACAAATGCGCTCGCCACTAGAATGGGACATTAAACAAATTTATACAAAAGAATATGCATTTGCGTTGAAAGCCGTTCAAATGATGCGGGAGAAAACGGGCATTGAGATTCCTGACCAAGAAGCTGCTTTTATTACCCTTCATTTTGTAAATGCTTATAATTCTACTAGCAGTATGAACGAAACCATGCTGACAACCAAAATCATTCAAAGCATTATCGATATCATTAAATACCATTATGGCAAAGAATATGATGAAACTTCTTATGATTTTACTCGTTTCATCACCCACATTCGTTATTTTGTCAAAAGGCAGTTGGACAAAGAAGTATCGTCAAATGAGGATTCGTCCTTGATCAATCTGATCGCTGTCAAATACGAACAAGATTATCAATGTGCAGTCAAAATCAAAGCATTTTTGGCACAACAATATGATTGGACGATTTCCAATGATGAATTGATGTACCTAACACTTCACTTAAATCGCTTATCAAGCAATCAATAG
- a CDS encoding thioredoxin family protein — MKKLQTIQEVITFVNENQLAFLYVSQEDCSVCHALRPKLTELLKNYPKIELREVEADKVKAISAEYLIFSAPTLLFFVDGKEYLREGKFVQFKKLTDAIEQIYSFEENKI, encoded by the coding sequence ATGAAAAAATTACAAACAATTCAAGAGGTAATAACCTTTGTCAATGAAAATCAGCTTGCTTTTTTATACGTTTCACAAGAAGACTGTTCAGTGTGTCATGCGCTCAGACCTAAATTGACTGAGCTATTAAAAAACTATCCTAAAATCGAATTAAGAGAAGTTGAAGCGGATAAAGTCAAAGCGATTTCCGCTGAATATCTAATTTTTTCAGCACCAACTTTACTATTTTTCGTTGATGGAAAAGAGTATCTTCGTGAAGGAAAGTTTGTTCAGTTTAAAAAATTAACTGACGCAATCGAGCAAATCTATTCATTTGAAGAGAATAAGATATAG
- a CDS encoding MerR family transcriptional regulator, which translates to MEKEKLLTVGQVAEIMNLPKSKIRYWDDMNLLTSSRNRQNGYRLFDMEDILTISDIDFYRRLDIPINKMTNLYRKSPEELWTILDETQTRVASELAELEKKQQGIKHRKDQLLSLIELKEKEFLDEPLDVERIIPIDLKDPNELQTYIDNPSSLVVYIEKGHEKEITYGFAVTTKEFVKEMTIWQQPEQPNYSYKQFLLTIKSDNPLENNFESMKEKLEKKGYHTGAMVGRYIMTAEDQDGFYRDYYKAWIEVDK; encoded by the coding sequence ATGGAAAAAGAGAAGTTATTAACTGTAGGACAAGTGGCTGAAATCATGAATTTACCCAAGTCGAAGATTCGCTATTGGGACGATATGAATCTGCTGACATCGTCTAGAAATAGACAAAATGGCTATCGGCTTTTTGATATGGAGGATATTTTGACAATCAGTGATATTGATTTTTACCGGAGACTCGATATACCCATTAATAAAATGACTAATCTCTATCGCAAATCGCCAGAGGAATTATGGACGATATTAGATGAAACTCAAACACGCGTTGCATCAGAATTAGCTGAATTAGAGAAAAAACAGCAAGGGATCAAGCATAGGAAAGATCAACTGTTGAGTTTGATAGAACTAAAAGAAAAAGAATTTCTTGATGAGCCATTAGATGTAGAACGAATCATTCCAATTGATTTAAAAGATCCCAATGAATTGCAGACATACATTGATAATCCTTCAAGCTTAGTTGTTTATATCGAGAAAGGACATGAAAAAGAAATTACTTACGGATTTGCTGTGACGACGAAAGAATTTGTCAAAGAAATGACGATTTGGCAACAACCAGAGCAACCAAACTACTCGTATAAACAATTTCTACTTACGATCAAGTCCGACAATCCTTTAGAAAATAATTTTGAGTCAATGAAAGAGAAATTGGAGAAAAAAGGCTATCATACTGGGGCGATGGTTGGGCGTTATATCATGACAGCTGAAGACCAGGATGGATTTTATAGAGATTATTATAAAGCTTGGATCGAAGTAGATAAGTAA
- a CDS encoding ABC transporter ATP-binding protein, with protein sequence MKIIQFFIKKNLTLILATVLCLCLQIIGTLGVPLLVAQLIDVGIASGDQQSIKMIGLKMLAMALFGALSAIAGSYLSAKVAAKFGLETREMFFAKLQTFSIKDADHFGTGSLLTRMTNDVDNIQQMIVLFLQLILPAPIIAIFSLYMTYTYSATLALVPLIAISAFGLIVYILMKKGTPLSLMIQPKMDRIIVTLREFFTGINMIRAFNNQEYEEERTNKTFSDYANGMIRVNSIFAFITPVAFLLMGVVFSSILWFGGNFVALGTLQIGTVSAVVEYSLLTLAYLMIAAMVLVMLPRSLASVKRIEEILNTQDQILDTDQPVLLEETEPQDALIDLNHVTFSYDQADEPVLEDIHFSIPKGKTTAIVGGTGSGKSTVAKLLLRLNDVSEGAILFDGIDIRNVTQDELRSKISYVPQKAFLFSGTIKSNLLMGYPEATKEDMDRAAEISQLSSYLATLEDGYDSFVAQGGTNFSGGQRQRLCIARALIKPADIYIFDDSFSALDYKTDAALRLALKEEMSDKTLLIVAQRLSTIQQADTIIVLDEGRIVGQGTHSQLLQQNKTYQEFARSQGIIMKGAQS encoded by the coding sequence ATGAAAATCATTCAGTTTTTCATTAAAAAGAATCTGACACTTATTTTAGCGACAGTTCTTTGTTTATGTTTACAAATTATCGGAACACTTGGTGTACCGTTACTCGTAGCACAATTGATCGATGTTGGGATTGCTAGCGGCGATCAACAATCCATTAAAATGATCGGGCTTAAAATGCTCGCAATGGCTTTATTTGGTGCGCTCTCAGCAATTGCTGGAAGCTATCTTTCTGCTAAAGTAGCCGCAAAATTTGGGTTGGAAACTCGGGAAATGTTTTTTGCCAAACTTCAAACATTTTCTATCAAAGATGCAGATCATTTTGGGACAGGTTCCCTACTAACAAGAATGACGAATGACGTTGATAATATTCAACAAATGATTGTCTTGTTTCTACAACTCATTTTACCTGCACCGATTATTGCGATTTTCTCACTTTATATGACGTACACTTATTCAGCGACATTGGCTTTAGTACCACTAATTGCCATCTCAGCTTTTGGATTGATCGTCTATATCTTGATGAAAAAAGGAACGCCTCTTTCATTAATGATCCAACCTAAAATGGATAGGATCATTGTGACGTTACGTGAATTTTTCACTGGGATCAATATGATTCGAGCTTTTAACAATCAAGAATATGAAGAAGAGCGAACAAATAAAACATTTTCTGACTATGCAAACGGGATGATCCGCGTAAACAGTATTTTCGCGTTTATTACACCAGTTGCCTTCTTATTAATGGGTGTGGTGTTCTCTTCTATCTTATGGTTTGGCGGAAACTTCGTAGCACTTGGTACCTTGCAAATTGGGACGGTTTCTGCCGTCGTTGAATATTCTTTACTGACACTTGCTTACTTAATGATCGCAGCAATGGTGTTAGTCATGTTACCTAGATCCCTTGCTTCAGTAAAAAGAATTGAAGAAATTTTAAATACCCAAGACCAAATTCTTGATACTGATCAACCTGTTTTACTTGAAGAAACGGAACCACAAGATGCCTTGATCGATTTAAATCACGTAACCTTCAGTTATGATCAAGCGGATGAACCCGTTTTAGAGGATATCCATTTTAGTATTCCCAAAGGAAAAACGACCGCAATCGTTGGTGGTACAGGTTCTGGTAAGAGTACAGTTGCCAAATTACTGTTAAGACTTAACGATGTCTCTGAGGGAGCTATTTTATTTGATGGTATTGATATCAGAAATGTTACACAAGATGAGCTACGTTCTAAAATCAGTTACGTTCCTCAAAAAGCCTTTCTATTTAGCGGAACGATTAAGAGTAATTTATTGATGGGCTATCCTGAAGCAACAAAAGAAGATATGGATCGAGCAGCTGAAATTTCTCAACTCTCTTCTTACCTTGCTACATTAGAAGATGGTTATGATTCATTTGTTGCACAAGGCGGAACCAACTTCTCTGGCGGTCAAAGACAACGTTTGTGTATTGCCCGTGCCTTGATCAAACCTGCGGATATTTATATTTTTGACGATAGTTTTTCAGCGCTTGATTATAAAACGGATGCTGCATTAAGACTCGCATTAAAAGAAGAAATGTCCGATAAAACCTTGCTGATTGTTGCTCAACGATTAAGTACGATCCAACAAGCTGATACGATTATCGTTTTAGATGAAGGCAGAATCGTAGGTCAAGGAACACATAGTCAACTGTTACAACAGAATAAAACATACCAAGAGTTTGCCCGCTCACAAGGGATTATCATGAAAGGAGCACAGTCATGA
- a CDS encoding ABC transporter ATP-binding protein, with amino-acid sequence MEKLNKQTLKRFFQLIRPERPIFLGLILCSLVGNALVIAMPFIMGIAIDDLLTLIKTHGVGHITFSLVQDALLTPVFILIVFSIISSLMSYIQERVMAALSERITLRVRKEVTKKFKSLPMAFFDQHQVGDILSRTTTSLNQLSQVFLTGINQFFTSISTIVFAGIMLFYIDVKLTLIVIVLITGSSFLTGKIANKNKKLAEASQAELGILNNKTEEFLSGNLVTKTFNQQNHAKDVISQTNQKHYKAFLSAQFMNFAIYPAIRLINQLAFIVSAIIGAFLVLQGGITIGLLQAYLQYINQVSEPISTASYVINSIQAALAAVDRIFEILDAEDDIPEKKNLQSIDQPSGAIAFDNVQFGYTKEKILMKQVDFTVKPKQMVAIVGPTGAGKTTLVNLLMRFYELNNGRITFDGVDITDLSRTNLREMFGMVLQNTWLFEGTIAENIAYGRMDATREEVIESAKIAQCDHFIRTLPNGYDSIISSENGSLSQGQQQLLTIARIILANPPVVILDEATSSVDTRTEAHIQKAMDEVTNNRTSFVIAHRLSTIESADLILVMKDGDIVEKGNHQELLAKPSLYADLYNSQFQQT; translated from the coding sequence ATGGAAAAATTAAATAAACAAACATTAAAACGATTCTTTCAATTGATTCGACCTGAACGTCCGATATTTCTGGGCTTGATTCTGTGTAGTTTAGTCGGCAATGCCTTAGTTATTGCTATGCCTTTCATTATGGGGATTGCTATTGACGATTTGCTTACATTGATTAAAACTCATGGAGTCGGTCATATTACATTTTCCCTAGTTCAAGACGCTTTATTGACACCTGTTTTTATTCTGATTGTCTTTTCAATCATCAGTAGTTTGATGTCTTACATTCAAGAACGTGTGATGGCCGCTTTAAGCGAAAGGATCACCTTAAGAGTCAGAAAAGAAGTCACGAAGAAATTCAAATCATTACCAATGGCCTTTTTTGATCAACATCAAGTAGGGGATATTCTTAGCCGAACAACAACTAGCTTAAACCAATTATCACAAGTTTTCTTAACTGGGATCAATCAATTCTTTACATCGATCTCAACGATCGTCTTTGCTGGGATCATGCTATTCTATATTGATGTAAAACTAACCCTGATCGTCATTGTCCTAATTACTGGAAGCTCATTCTTAACAGGCAAAATTGCTAATAAAAATAAGAAACTGGCTGAAGCAAGTCAGGCTGAACTTGGGATTTTGAACAACAAAACTGAAGAGTTTTTATCTGGGAATTTAGTGACGAAAACCTTCAATCAACAAAATCATGCAAAAGACGTCATCTCTCAAACAAATCAAAAGCACTACAAAGCCTTTTTAAGTGCTCAATTTATGAACTTTGCGATTTATCCAGCAATTCGTTTGATCAATCAATTAGCATTTATCGTCAGTGCGATCATCGGAGCATTCTTAGTTTTACAAGGTGGGATCACAATCGGTTTACTGCAAGCTTATCTGCAATATATCAATCAAGTTTCTGAACCAATTTCCACAGCATCATATGTTATCAACTCCATTCAAGCAGCATTAGCAGCTGTTGATCGCATCTTTGAGATTTTAGATGCAGAAGATGACATTCCAGAAAAAAAGAACTTGCAAAGCATCGATCAACCATCTGGTGCAATTGCTTTTGATAACGTTCAGTTTGGTTATACAAAAGAAAAAATATTGATGAAGCAAGTCGATTTCACGGTTAAACCAAAACAAATGGTGGCAATCGTTGGACCAACTGGTGCAGGTAAAACGACATTAGTAAATTTACTGATGCGCTTTTATGAGTTAAATAATGGTCGTATCACCTTTGACGGTGTGGATATTACAGATCTTTCAAGAACAAATTTACGCGAAATGTTTGGAATGGTTTTACAAAATACATGGTTATTTGAAGGAACAATTGCGGAGAATATCGCATATGGGCGCATGGACGCAACACGAGAAGAAGTCATCGAATCGGCTAAAATTGCCCAATGTGATCACTTTATTCGGACTCTGCCAAATGGTTATGATTCGATTATTTCAAGCGAGAATGGCTCGCTGTCACAAGGTCAGCAACAACTATTGACGATTGCTAGAATCATTTTAGCAAATCCTCCTGTGGTTATTTTAGATGAAGCAACATCCAGTGTGGATACTAGAACAGAAGCTCACATCCAAAAAGCGATGGATGAAGTGACGAATAACCGAACCAGTTTTGTGATTGCTCACCGTTTGTCTACGATTGAAAGTGCGGATTTGATTTTAGTGATGAAAGACGGAGATATCGTGGAAAAAGGGAATCACCAAGAATTGTTGGCGAAACCTTCGTTGTATGCTGATTTATATAATAGTCAGTTTCAACAGACTTAG